One genomic window of Haliotis asinina isolate JCU_RB_2024 chromosome 4, JCU_Hal_asi_v2, whole genome shotgun sequence includes the following:
- the LOC137282044 gene encoding putative ankyrin repeat protein RF_0381, translating into MLHSACRRGTLAQVRQILSHELVDTNSRGEYGWTPVMIAAEGGRRKLVDLLVKRGGDLSLTDDDGYTVLHVVSIKGHLKVVRYVLSKKVVGVNTTGHCERTAVMAAARFGHRKVFDLLVKNGSDLTTVDSDGNNILHIACIGGNVEIVKHILSNVNVDINSRGLNGKTPLMFAINFGHVQVFELLVSKGCILPIVEENGKNILHMACVKGNVDMVRHILNKSIVSVDGEDSMGKTPVMLAVESGHTDVFQLLVSKQCDIHKTCHDGNNILHTSCSRCHVDIVKHIVTGHLINIDSCGQNRMTPVMFAAKNGQRDIFDLLVNNGCDMSQKDKDGNTVLHMACIGGSKYIVERILSKEPVDVNSRGQSQSTPAMMAAACGHKDVFDLLVNRGADLTLVDGRGFGVHHLACMGGHLPVVEHIQNIIGVPDSDVL; encoded by the coding sequence ATGCTGCATAGTGCCTGCAGAAGGGGGACCCTTGCTCAAGTCAGACAAATTTTATCTCACGAACTGGTGGACACAAACAGCAGAGGAGAGTATGGCTGGACACCAGTCATGATAGCTGCTGAGGGTGGACGCCGAAAACTAGTTGACCTCCTTGTGAAACGAGGTGGTGACCTGTCACTGACAGATGATGACGGTTACACCGTGCTTCACGTGGTTTCCATCAAAGGACATTTGAAGGTAGTGAGATATGTTTTGTCAAAGAAAGTAGTTGGCGTAAACACCACAGGACACTGTGAGAGGACAGCAGTGATGGCGGCAGCAAGGTTTGGACATAGGAAAgtgtttgacttacttgtgAAGAACGGAAGTGATCTTACAACTGTTGACTCAGAtggaaacaacatccttcacatcGCCTGTATCGGAGGAAATGTGGAGATTGTGAAGCATATCCTCTCCAACgtcaatgttgatattaacAGCAGGGGACTTAACGGAAAGACTCCACTGATGTTTGCAATCAACTTTGGTCATGTACAAGTCTTTGAACTGCTTGTAAGTAAGGGGTGCATCTTGCCAATAGTGGAAGAGAACGGGAAAAATATCCTGCACATGGCATGTGTTAAAGGAAATGTTGACATGGTTCGACACATCCTCAATAAAAGCATTGTTTCTGTGGATGGAGAGGACAGTATGGGGAAGACTCCAGTGATGCTTGCTGTTGAGTCTGGCCATACAGACGTATTTCAGCTGCTAGTGAGTAAACAGTGTGACATACACAAAACCTGTCACGATGGAAACAATATCCTTCATACAAGCTGTTCTCGGTGCCACGTTGACATAGTAAAGCATATTGTGACAGGGCATCTTATTAATATCGACAGTTGTGGACAAAACCGAATGACACCTGTAATGTTTGCAGCAAAGAATGGACAAAGAGACATATTTGATTTACTTGTGAACAACGGGTGTGACATGTCCCAGAAAGATAAAGATGGAAACACTGTCCTTCACATGGCCTGTATCGGAGGAAGCAAATACATTGTTGAACGTATCTTGTCAAAGGAACCTGTTGACGTTAATAGTAGAGGACAGTCTCAGAGCACACCGGCAATGATGGCAGCCGCATGTGGACACAAGGACGTGTTTGACCTACTCGTTAACAGAGGAGCAGACCTGACACTAGTTGACGGAAGAGGGTTTGGCGTCCATCATCTGGCTTGTATGGGTGGACACCTACCAGTGGTGgaacatattcaaaacattattGGTGTTCCTGACAGTGATGTACTTTAA
- the LOC137282045 gene encoding scavenger receptor class F member 1-like — protein sequence MCVVHIVTSTQASPCKNNQHCSDCTDHGICLTECEQGYFDKYCSSSCSRNCQNHTCKATSTGIGRCTKGCVPGFRGDNCNRPCTEPGSTCRRCQGRCEGGYCYQGSSCVSGCFDSYYGSSCRNCSSRCKTCNRITGTCEECLPSYLKCEDLCKHCLGPCEAKCVKECPSSLNQSICGKECNDHSKICINGCTPGWYGAECSSQCTQCHGTRCSNTGACLDGCNPGYFGPYCRSCPITCAGGTCDSQNGSCVHGCITGYYGDKCGHTCDICTDGVCDQTGDCVDTCISESCTTGVITTDDGINSNKPEIKSSGYLVYLIISLLIVQIVMVSVCVYYFCYRRGMSARRESQTESIHLATISPLEPDAPVMDYQQLHRYYEIREEDMDTDEPVTPPRRSADPGGGMDRLECVAPHLRPADHGGGMNRPHCVDPPLRSTDPEVAMDRLECVAPPLRPADRGGGMDRPECVTPPLRRADPEVGIGNMVVLADVLQPAADADDGAGVACGSSTRDPHTYTHLTSVPVDDQVNYISPTESESDQQV from the exons ATGTGTGTGGTGCATATAGTAACATCCACCCAAG CTTCACCGTGTAAGAATAACCAGCACTGTTCAGACTGTACAGACCACGGCATATGTCTCACCGAGTGTGAGCAGGGATATTTTGATAAATACTGtagcagcagctgcagcaggAACTGCCAAAATCACACGTGTAAAGCAACAAGTACTGGGATCGGGAGATGCACGAAGGGTTGTGTACCGGGCTTTCGAGGTGATAACTGTAATCGTCCCTGTACAGAACCCGGAAGTACCTGTAGACGATGTCAAGGCCGATGTGAAGGGGGATACTGCTACCAGGGATCCTCCTGTGTGTCAGGATGCTTTGACTCTTACTACGGCTCGTCCTGCAGGAACTGCTCCAGCAGATGTAAGACTTGTAATAGGATAACAGGGACGTGTGAAGAATGTCTGCCATCGTATCTGAAATGTGAGGACTTGTGTAAACACTGCTTAGGTCCATGTGAGGCGAAATGTGTAAAGGAATGTCCGTCAAGCCTCAATCAGAGCATCTGTGGAAAAGAGTGCAACGATCACAGCAAAATCTGCATCAATGGTTGCACTCCTGGCTGGTATGGAGCCGAGTGTTCGTCTCAGTGCACTCAGTGTCATGGGACAAGATGCAGTAATACGGGTGCATGTTTAGACGGTTGTAATCCTGGATACTTTGGACCTTACTGCAGATCATGCCCCATCACTTGTGCAGGTGGTACTTGTGACTCGCAGAATGGATCTTGTGTCCATGGATGCATCACAGGATATTATGGCGATAAGTGTGGCCATACCTGCGACATCTGTACCGATGGTGTTTGCGATCAGACTGGAGACTGCGTCGATACATGCATCTCGGAGTCATGTACTACAGGTGTGATAACCACAG ACGATGGAATCAACAGCAACAAACCAGAAATCAAGTCATCAGGATATTTGGTGTACCTTATCATCTCTCTCCTGATTGTACAGATCGTCATGGTCTCAGTCTGCGTGTATTACTTCTGTTACCGTAGGGGGATGTCAGCACGAAG AGAAAGTCAAACAGAAAGCATACACCTTGCTACAATATCGCCCTTGGAACCTGACGCTCCTGTCATGGACTACCAGCAATTGCACCGATACTATGAGATCAGGGAGGAGGACATGGACACAGATGAGCCTGTGACTCCACCTCGTCGATCAGCAGACCCTGGAGGAGGTATGGACAGACTGGAGTGTGTGGCTCCACATCTGAGACCGGCAGACCATGGAGGAGGTATGAACAGACCGCACTGTGTGGATCCACCTCTGAGATCGACAGACCCTGAGGTAGCCATGGACAGACTGGAGTGTGTGGCTCCACCTCTGAGACCGGCAGACCGTGGAGGGGGTATGGACAGACCGGAGTGTGTGACTCCACCTCTGAGACGAGCAGACCCTGAGGTAGGCATAGGAAACATGGTTGTCTTGGCTGACGTCCTACAACCAGCAGCTGACGCAGATGACGGAGCTGGTGTAGCATGTGGCAGTTCCACCAGAGACccgcacacatacacgcaccTGACGAGCGTCCCTGTTGACGATCAAGTAAACTACATCTCGCCAACTGAAAGCGAAAGTGACCAACAGGTTTAG